From the Gemmatimonadota bacterium genome, one window contains:
- the rplW gene encoding 50S ribosomal protein L23, with protein MAEARDVIIRPVVTEQTMLMGGGQFAGGEDTANAYVFIVRRDANKIEIRKAVENLFDVKVEAVRTMNYRGKVRRVGRIAGKRAAFKKAVVRLAAGETIDVYEGV; from the coding sequence ATGGCTGAGGCCCGAGACGTCATCATCCGGCCCGTCGTCACCGAGCAGACCATGCTCATGGGTGGCGGCCAGTTCGCCGGGGGAGAGGACACCGCCAACGCGTACGTGTTCATCGTTCGGCGGGACGCGAACAAGATCGAGATCCGCAAGGCGGTGGAGAATCTCTTCGACGTGAAGGTCGAGGCCGTGCGCACCATGAACTACCGCGGCAAGGTGCGTCGAGTGGGACGCATTGCGGGCAAGCGGGCCGCGTTCAAGAAGGCCGTGGTTCGGCTCGCCGCCGGTGAGACGATCGACGTCTACGAGGGAGTCTGA
- the rplB gene encoding 50S ribosomal protein L2, whose protein sequence is MPLKKFKPVTPGQRFRSVGASDVITRHEPEKSLTEPIRRSGGRNHHGRITTRRRGGGAKRRYRKIDFKRDKHGVPGRVAEIEYDPNRSANIALIHYADGEKRYILHPKGLTQGAEIMAGPGADIRVGNSMPLREVPLGTVVHCIELKPAKGAQVVRSAGAGAQLVAKEGDFATLRLPSTEVRMVRLECVATIGEIGNSDHNLQVLGKAGASRWRGRRPKVRGVAMNPVDHPLGGGEGKASGGRPPVTPWGKREGKKTRKRNKASNRYIVRGRKRGKATR, encoded by the coding sequence ATGCCGCTCAAGAAATTCAAGCCGGTGACGCCGGGCCAGCGGTTCAGGTCCGTGGGGGCGAGCGACGTCATCACGCGCCACGAGCCGGAGAAGTCGCTGACCGAGCCGATTCGCAGGTCGGGTGGGCGCAACCACCACGGACGCATCACGACGCGCCGTCGGGGCGGCGGTGCCAAGAGGCGCTATCGGAAGATCGACTTCAAGCGCGACAAGCACGGCGTGCCGGGTCGCGTGGCGGAGATCGAGTACGACCCGAATCGGTCGGCGAACATCGCCTTGATCCATTACGCGGACGGCGAGAAGCGCTACATCCTGCACCCGAAGGGCCTGACCCAGGGCGCGGAGATCATGGCCGGGCCGGGCGCCGATATCCGCGTCGGCAACTCCATGCCTTTGAGGGAGGTCCCGCTGGGGACCGTCGTTCACTGCATCGAGCTGAAGCCGGCCAAGGGAGCTCAGGTGGTGCGCTCGGCCGGAGCCGGGGCGCAGTTGGTGGCCAAGGAGGGCGATTTCGCCACGCTGCGGCTGCCCTCTACCGAGGTTCGCATGGTGCGGCTGGAGTGCGTCGCCACGATCGGGGAGATCGGCAACTCCGATCACAACCTGCAGGTGCTGGGCAAGGCGGGTGCGTCCCGCTGGCGGGGCCGGCGCCCCAAGGTGCGTGGGGTGGCAATGAATCCGGTCGACCACCCGCTCGGCGGTGGTGAGGGGAAGGCGTCCGGCGGACGCCCTCCGGTCACGCCGTGGGGGAAGCGGGAAGGCAAGAAGACGCGCAAGAGGAACAAGGCGTCAAACCGCTACATCGTGCGCGGCCGCAAGCGCGGCAAGGCCACGAGGTAG
- the rpsS gene encoding 30S ribosomal protein S19, with amino-acid sequence MSRSVKKGPYIDEKLLRRVEQMNARNDRRVVKTWSRASTISPEFVGHTIAVHNGNKHVPVYVTENMVGHKLGEFAPTRLFRGHGGKLADKRSRVK; translated from the coding sequence ATGTCGCGATCCGTCAAGAAGGGACCGTACATCGACGAAAAGCTCCTGCGCAGGGTGGAGCAGATGAACGCGCGCAACGACAGGAGGGTCGTCAAGACCTGGTCGCGCGCCTCCACCATTTCGCCGGAATTCGTCGGCCACACGATCGCGGTGCACAACGGCAACAAGCACGTGCCCGTGTACGTGACCGAAAACATGGTGGGTCACAAGCTCGGCGAGTTCGCGCCGACCCGGCTGTTTCGCGGGCATGGCGGCAAGCTGGCCGACAAGCGTTCGAGGGTGAAGTAA
- the rpsC gene encoding 30S ribosomal protein S3, with translation MGQKVHPRGFRLGIVKPWKSRWFTSGSFADLLTEDETIRRYLHRRMAHAAIAEVSIERKPQKIVVTIHTGRPGVVIGKRGAEVDKLRDELAHLTSSEVSINVEEIKRPEIEAQLVADNVAHQLIQRISFRRAMKRAVQAAMRSGAEGIKIQCGGRLQGAEIARTEGYKEGRVPLHTLRADIDYATSTAKTTYGTIGVKVWIFKGEVVEERRGRTYSSDRA, from the coding sequence ATGGGACAGAAAGTCCACCCCAGGGGTTTCCGCCTCGGGATCGTGAAGCCGTGGAAGTCGCGCTGGTTCACGTCCGGCAGCTTCGCTGATCTGCTGACCGAGGACGAGACGATCCGGCGCTACCTGCACCGCCGCATGGCGCACGCGGCGATCGCGGAGGTCTCGATCGAGCGTAAGCCGCAGAAGATCGTCGTGACGATCCACACCGGCCGGCCCGGCGTCGTGATCGGCAAGCGGGGGGCGGAGGTGGACAAGCTCCGCGACGAACTCGCGCACCTCACGAGCAGCGAGGTGTCGATCAACGTGGAGGAGATCAAGCGGCCGGAGATCGAGGCCCAGTTGGTGGCCGACAATGTCGCCCACCAGTTGATCCAGAGGATCTCCTTCCGGCGGGCGATGAAGCGCGCGGTGCAGGCGGCCATGCGTTCGGGCGCCGAGGGCATCAAGATCCAGTGCGGCGGCAGGCTGCAGGGGGCCGAGATCGCGCGCACCGAAGGGTACAAGGAGGGTCGCGTGCCGCTGCACACGCTGCGCGCCGATATCGACTACGCGACTTCCACCGCGAAGACGACCTACGGCACCATTGGAGTCAAGGTCTGGATCTTCAAGGGCGAGGTGGTGGAAGAACGTCGGGGCAGGACGTACTCCAGCGATCGGGCCTGA
- the rplV gene encoding 50S ribosomal protein L22, translating into MEARATARYVRQSPRKMRLVVDLIRGKSVGEAYAILQHSKKRAARMIDKTLRSAVANAVDRASSDGVSLDVDDLTVSEAYVNEGPRLRRWRAAAMGRAAPRRRPLAHVTVIVDAPE; encoded by the coding sequence ATGGAAGCGCGCGCCACAGCTCGGTACGTGCGGCAGAGCCCGCGCAAGATGCGTCTCGTCGTGGATCTGATCCGGGGCAAGAGCGTCGGTGAGGCCTACGCGATTCTTCAGCATTCGAAGAAGCGCGCCGCCCGCATGATCGACAAGACGCTGCGTTCAGCCGTCGCCAATGCGGTCGATCGGGCTTCCAGCGACGGCGTGTCGCTGGATGTCGACGACCTGACGGTGTCGGAAGCGTACGTGAACGAGGGTCCGCGGCTGCGTCGTTGGCGAGCCGCGGCGATGGGACGTGCCGCGCCCAGGCGCAGGCCGCTCGCCCACGTGACCGTCATCGTCGACGCGCCGGAGTAG